The following proteins come from a genomic window of Nostoc sp. ATCC 53789:
- the hpsB gene encoding hormogonium polysaccharide secretion pseudopilin HpsB: MIKHKLQQQIIPADESGFTIIESLVAIVIVAILMAAIAPAIVISTATRVQSRRVELSTQATKAFIDAIRTGAIAAPSTIIARDPANATTTRNVSNSTQAAAYLISSTEMPVPQASDTNLYCFKVTDGTITTTSTTGCRDKPFEQFYIQAAQVKVTGSSVNDGYRLAIRVYRTDIDFSKTITANTGNSNSDKKTQKTFTGGLGDRQAPLIEMTTDIGNSYTTFQALCRRLGTATNQACQ; encoded by the coding sequence GCACAAACTACAGCAACAAATCATCCCTGCTGATGAGTCTGGTTTTACGATTATTGAGTCTTTGGTAGCAATAGTTATAGTTGCTATTTTAATGGCAGCGATCGCACCTGCGATCGTCATCTCAACAGCAACCCGCGTTCAGTCTCGACGAGTGGAACTGTCAACCCAAGCGACAAAAGCATTTATTGATGCCATTAGAACTGGAGCAATAGCAGCGCCAAGTACAATCATTGCACGCGATCCTGCAAATGCAACTACAACCCGAAATGTTTCAAATTCAACTCAAGCAGCAGCCTATTTAATTAGCAGTACAGAAATGCCCGTTCCGCAAGCAAGTGATACAAATTTGTATTGCTTTAAGGTTACTGATGGCACTATTACTACTACTAGTACTACAGGTTGTAGGGATAAGCCCTTTGAGCAGTTTTACATTCAAGCTGCTCAAGTTAAAGTTACAGGTAGTTCGGTAAACGACGGTTATCGTCTAGCAATTAGGGTTTATCGAACAGATATTGACTTTAGTAAAACTATAACAGCCAATACAGGGAACTCAAATAGTGATAAGAAAACACAAAAAACTTTCACAGGCGGATTGGGCGATCGCCAAGCACCATTAATCGAAATGACAACCGATATTGGCAACAGTTACACTACATTTCAGGCTTTATGCCGACGACTGGGTACTGCAACAAATCAAGCTTGCCAGTAA
- the hpsC gene encoding hormogonium polysaccharide secretion pseudopilin HpsC, protein MSTLKFLIKSQLKRSRLVQQVNGFTMIELLIAMILAFLIITPLLGFMVNIMDTDRKEQAKANSEQEIQAALDYIARDLQQAIYIYDADGIEAIKNQLPNSSATDRVPVVVFWKRELVNQALTITGTEKDDTFVYSLVAYYLIKDATSSSTWSNAARIARWQIKDGVPASTGVDCTGYTGKYISGNCPSPGFTLFKLDGVGTINDKMNAWVKATETYTADTTVLVDFIDQTKTDDTTPAPAATCPTDNNTWQKVSPNTASFNTRNTGKMTGFYACIDRVNTTAQVTLRGNALARLQSNNLNYTDTNKTYFPSASIRVQGRGYLFTK, encoded by the coding sequence GTGAGTACACTAAAATTCTTAATCAAAAGCCAGCTAAAACGCTCTAGGCTAGTTCAGCAAGTTAACGGTTTTACTATGATTGAACTGTTGATTGCCATGATTCTGGCATTCCTCATCATCACACCGTTGCTAGGATTCATGGTTAACATTATGGATACAGACCGAAAGGAGCAAGCAAAGGCAAATTCTGAGCAAGAAATTCAAGCTGCGTTAGATTATATTGCCCGTGATTTACAACAGGCAATTTATATTTATGATGCTGACGGAATTGAAGCTATCAAAAATCAATTACCTAATTCGAGCGCGACAGATAGAGTCCCTGTCGTTGTCTTTTGGAAGCGAGAATTAGTTAACCAAGCGCTTACAATTACAGGAACCGAAAAAGATGATACTTTTGTATACTCATTGGTTGCCTATTATTTAATTAAAGACGCTACTTCTAGTTCTACTTGGTCTAATGCAGCTCGGATTGCGAGATGGCAAATTAAGGATGGTGTACCAGCTAGTACTGGTGTTGATTGTACTGGCTACACTGGCAAATATATTAGTGGTAATTGTCCTAGTCCAGGTTTTACCCTATTTAAACTCGATGGAGTAGGCACTATTAATGACAAGATGAATGCTTGGGTAAAAGCCACAGAAACTTATACTGCTGATACTACAGTACTTGTTGACTTTATTGATCAAACCAAGACTGATGATACAACACCAGCACCTGCGGCAACTTGTCCTACTGATAACAACACATGGCAAAAAGTATCACCAAACACTGCTAGCTTTAATACACGTAATACTGGCAAAATGACTGGTTTCTATGCGTGTATCGATAGGGTTAACACAACAGCGCAGGTAACTTTACGAGGCAATGCACTTGCACGTTTACAAAGCAATAACCTTAATTACACAGATACCAACAAAACTTATTTTCCAAGTGCAAGTATACGCGTACAAGGGCGCGGATACTTATTTACTAAATAA
- a CDS encoding prepilin-type N-terminal cleavage/methylation domain-containing protein: MGKLSLKLFNPNSRNETSKQRCLIHRLRYASGYTQQDAGFSLLELIVVMVMIGILAAIAAPGWLAFVNRQKVNKVNDAVLAALQEAQREAKNKKLSYSVSFQKNSTTQNAEVAVYNTNAGSPTWKPLGADVGISSDKFLLGANLTSQNTAGSSVSYTLSASTKITFDYMGTLPNASFGTPVAPSTEPPGLKIVVAVPSSANSTSASSVKRCVIVKTLLGSMLTAQDDKCS; this comes from the coding sequence ATGGGAAAGTTAAGTTTGAAGTTATTTAACCCAAACAGTAGAAATGAAACCAGTAAACAGCGATGTTTAATTCACAGACTACGCTATGCTTCTGGATATACCCAACAAGATGCTGGCTTTAGCTTGCTGGAATTAATCGTAGTGATGGTGATGATTGGAATTTTAGCAGCGATCGCAGCCCCTGGTTGGCTTGCCTTTGTGAATCGGCAGAAAGTGAATAAGGTTAACGACGCTGTTTTAGCCGCACTGCAAGAAGCACAGCGCGAAGCTAAAAACAAAAAACTTAGCTACAGTGTCAGTTTTCAGAAAAATAGCACAACCCAAAATGCAGAGGTTGCTGTTTATAATACCAATGCTGGAAGCCCTACATGGAAACCTTTAGGAGCAGATGTAGGCATCAGCTCTGATAAATTTCTGCTAGGTGCAAATCTCACCAGTCAAAACACTGCTGGTTCATCTGTCTCTTACACTTTAAGTGCGTCAACAAAAATTACCTTTGACTATATGGGGACTTTACCCAATGCAAGCTTTGGAACACCTGTAGCCCCTTCGACAGAGCCACCTGGGTTAAAAATAGTGGTAGCTGTACCAAGCTCTGCAAACTCCACATCGGCTAGTAGCGTCAAGCGATGCGTCATTGTGAAAACTCTCTTAGGCTCAATGCTCACAGCACAAGATGATAAATGCAGTTAA
- the hpsE gene encoding hormogonium polysaccharide biosynthesis glycosyltransferase HpsE yields the protein MAENLDITIAIPTYNGESRLPELLERLQNQLHTENLTWEIIVVDNNSTDNTAKVVQTYQQNWQCSYPLKYCFEAQQGAAYARKKAVAEAKGRLIGFLDDDNYPVSNWVYAAYTFGEKYPKAGAYGSQIHPDWEVEPPENFQRIAPFLAITERGDLPLLYEASKKLLPPSAGLVVRKEAWLESVPDKAILTGRVKGNMLTSEDLEMLSYIQKSGWEIWYNPEMEISHRIPSSRLQKDYLIPFFRGIGLSRYVTRMVNIKQIYKPIALLSYMINDLRKITLHLLKYRTRLKHDLVVACEMELFFSSFVSPFYLWKNGYFKK from the coding sequence ATGGCTGAAAATCTTGATATTACTATAGCGATCCCAACTTATAACGGTGAAAGTCGTTTACCAGAACTATTAGAACGACTACAAAACCAACTTCACACCGAAAATTTAACTTGGGAAATTATAGTTGTAGACAACAACAGCACTGATAACACAGCTAAAGTTGTTCAAACCTATCAACAGAATTGGCAATGTTCTTACCCTTTGAAGTATTGCTTTGAAGCACAACAGGGGGCAGCCTATGCCCGAAAAAAGGCAGTTGCAGAAGCTAAAGGTAGATTAATAGGTTTTCTAGATGATGACAACTATCCAGTATCAAATTGGGTATATGCAGCTTATACTTTTGGTGAAAAATACCCCAAAGCGGGAGCTTATGGCAGCCAAATTCACCCCGACTGGGAAGTAGAACCACCTGAAAACTTTCAGAGAATTGCCCCATTCTTAGCAATTACAGAGCGAGGTGATTTACCGTTATTATATGAAGCATCTAAAAAATTGCTACCTCCCTCTGCCGGACTTGTAGTGCGTAAAGAAGCGTGGTTAGAAAGCGTGCCAGATAAGGCGATTTTAACTGGGAGAGTTAAAGGCAATATGCTTACCAGTGAAGACTTAGAAATGTTGTCTTATATCCAAAAATCAGGATGGGAAATTTGGTATAACCCAGAAATGGAAATTTCCCATAGAATACCTAGTTCTCGTTTACAAAAAGACTATTTGATTCCCTTTTTTAGAGGAATTGGACTTAGCCGTTATGTAACTAGAATGGTTAATATCAAACAGATATATAAACCAATTGCTCTTTTATCTTATATGATAAATGACTTACGTAAAATTACTTTACACTTACTTAAATACCGAACTAGACTCAAACACGATTTGGTAGTTGCTTGCGAAATGGAACTTTTTTTTAGTAGCTTCGTTAGCCCTTTTTACCTTTGGAAAAATGGATATTTTAAAAAATAA